A window of the Chryseobacterium arthrosphaerae genome harbors these coding sequences:
- a CDS encoding S66 peptidase family protein: protein MKKMIFPKPLKKGAKIAVISPAGAVDAAQLEKGIALIKSKGYKPVLGEHLYTKFSNGYNYAGTEKERIKDINWALNDKEIGAIWASRGGYGCQHLIQHLKLKGFTENPKWYIGYSDNTVIQSYLLKKGFASIHGQTIKTSSFGVTDESYELIFDILKGKTPQYSLKTHPLNKTGNIEGELVGGNLALIYALLGTRYSFDFKDKILFIEDIGENFYALDRMIMSLELAGVFNKIKGLIVGGMTNMGDEKDNKDYEASFDGFAYKLISERISKYKFPVVFGFPNGHIRDNRPLIIGGNVKVKSESKVKIAF from the coding sequence ATGAAAAAAATGATCTTTCCGAAGCCGCTGAAAAAAGGGGCGAAAATAGCTGTTATTTCTCCTGCCGGAGCGGTAGATGCCGCTCAGCTTGAAAAGGGGATAGCATTAATTAAAAGTAAAGGATATAAGCCGGTTTTAGGCGAACACCTTTACACAAAGTTTTCCAACGGGTATAATTATGCCGGAACAGAAAAGGAAAGAATAAAAGATATCAACTGGGCTTTAAATGATAAAGAGATCGGTGCGATATGGGCTTCCAGAGGTGGCTACGGATGTCAGCACCTGATCCAGCATCTGAAACTGAAAGGTTTTACAGAAAATCCGAAATGGTACATAGGATATTCAGATAATACGGTGATACAAAGTTATCTGTTGAAAAAAGGCTTCGCTTCCATTCATGGGCAGACCATCAAAACATCAAGCTTTGGGGTTACAGATGAAAGCTATGAGCTGATCTTTGATATTCTAAAAGGAAAAACTCCACAATACAGCTTAAAAACTCATCCATTGAATAAAACAGGGAATATTGAAGGAGAACTGGTAGGAGGTAATTTAGCCCTTATCTATGCCCTTCTGGGAACCCGGTATTCTTTTGATTTTAAAGATAAAATTTTATTCATTGAAGATATCGGGGAAAACTTCTATGCGCTGGACCGTATGATCATGAGCCTTGAGCTTGCTGGTGTTTTCAATAAGATCAAAGGACTTATTGTAGGAGGAATGACCAATATGGGCGATGAAAAAGATAATAAAGACTATGAAGCCAGCTTTGACGGATTTGCTTACAAACTGATCTCAGAAAGAATTTCAAAATATAAATTTCCCGTGGTATTCGGTTTCCCGAATGGACACATCAGAGACAACCGGCCTCTTATTATTGGCGGGAATGTAAAGGTAAAGTCAGAATCTAAAGTAAAGATAGCGTTCTGA
- the rnr gene encoding ribonuclease R encodes MPKKRKYISHKNDLKLMEIGRLILRFMNANASKIYNYKQIADGIDYKNPRQRELVIQALHKLQGSEKIKEVERGKYIVNLKIAGTLTGIIDFNQSGNAYVNVEGMEDDIFIHSKNVKDALQGDKVLIITYHYKGKKLEGSVLEVLERTRTEFVGTFQKVAHKDFGFVVCDKKSINTDIFIPKNKFNNAEDGDKVIVKMTEWKPGDKNPEGEIIQVLGAPGEHETEIHSILAEYGLPYEFPQEVELDADKIDRSITDEEVAKRWDMRNICTFTIDPKDAKDFDDALSIRKLENGNWEIGVHIADVSHYVVPGTILDDEAYQRATSVYLVDRVVPMLPEVLSNDVCSLRPNEDKYTFSAVFELNDQAEIQKQWFGRTVIHSDRRFTYEEAQERIETGEGDLAEEINVLDRLAKIMRNERIRKGAITFDRSEVRFNLDENNEPVGVYFKISKDSNHLIEEFMLLANKKVSEFVSLSRKGEITNNTFIYRVHDDPDPAKLESLRDFVATFGYKMNLANTKKVAESLNKLLHDVKGKGEENMIETLAMRSMSKAVYSTEPIGHYGLGFEYYTHFTSPIRRYPDLIAHRLLQHYLDGGKSPSRQELEEKAKHCSAMERLAADAERDSIKYMQVKFMEKHLGETFTGVISGVAEFGFWVEIPENGAEGLIKLRDLVDDSYMYDAKTHAVYGVRHGNKYQLGDQVQIKVVKANLIQKQLDFKIV; translated from the coding sequence ATGCCAAAAAAAAGAAAATATATAAGTCATAAAAATGATTTGAAACTGATGGAGATCGGAAGACTCATCCTACGTTTCATGAATGCCAATGCATCAAAGATCTATAACTATAAACAGATCGCTGATGGAATAGATTACAAAAATCCGAGACAAAGAGAACTTGTGATTCAGGCACTGCACAAACTTCAGGGGTCTGAAAAGATCAAAGAAGTGGAAAGAGGAAAGTATATCGTGAACCTGAAAATTGCAGGAACACTTACCGGAATTATAGATTTCAACCAGAGCGGAAATGCGTATGTGAATGTGGAAGGAATGGAAGACGATATCTTCATTCACTCCAAAAATGTGAAAGATGCCTTGCAGGGAGATAAGGTTCTTATTATAACTTATCATTATAAAGGAAAGAAACTGGAAGGCTCGGTTTTGGAAGTTTTGGAAAGAACAAGAACAGAATTTGTAGGAACTTTTCAGAAGGTTGCCCACAAAGATTTCGGGTTTGTAGTTTGTGATAAAAAATCAATCAATACTGATATTTTTATTCCGAAGAATAAATTCAATAATGCCGAAGATGGAGATAAGGTTATTGTAAAGATGACCGAATGGAAACCGGGGGATAAAAATCCTGAAGGAGAAATTATCCAGGTACTGGGTGCTCCGGGAGAACATGAAACAGAGATCCACTCTATCCTTGCAGAATATGGTCTTCCTTATGAGTTTCCACAGGAAGTGGAACTGGATGCTGACAAAATCGACAGAAGCATTACAGATGAAGAAGTGGCAAAACGTTGGGATATGCGTAATATCTGCACATTTACCATTGACCCCAAAGATGCAAAAGACTTTGATGATGCCTTATCCATAAGAAAATTAGAAAACGGAAACTGGGAGATCGGAGTTCATATTGCCGATGTATCTCATTATGTGGTTCCGGGAACGATTCTGGATGACGAAGCGTATCAGAGAGCAACCTCAGTGTATTTGGTAGACAGGGTAGTTCCGATGCTGCCGGAAGTATTGAGTAATGATGTGTGTTCCCTTCGTCCGAATGAGGATAAATATACATTCTCAGCAGTTTTTGAACTGAATGATCAGGCCGAAATTCAGAAACAGTGGTTCGGAAGAACAGTGATTCATTCAGACAGAAGATTTACCTATGAAGAAGCTCAGGAGCGTATTGAAACGGGTGAAGGAGATCTGGCTGAAGAAATCAATGTTCTGGACAGACTGGCAAAGATCATGCGTAATGAACGTATCAGAAAAGGAGCGATCACGTTTGACAGAAGTGAAGTAAGATTCAATCTTGATGAAAATAATGAACCGGTTGGAGTTTATTTTAAAATCAGTAAAGACTCTAATCACCTGATTGAAGAGTTCATGCTTTTGGCCAATAAAAAGGTATCGGAGTTTGTATCTTTATCCAGAAAAGGTGAGATTACCAATAATACCTTTATTTATAGGGTTCACGATGATCCGGATCCTGCAAAGCTGGAATCACTGAGAGATTTTGTAGCAACTTTCGGATATAAAATGAACCTGGCCAATACCAAAAAAGTTGCAGAGTCTCTGAACAAACTTTTGCATGATGTGAAAGGAAAAGGAGAAGAAAATATGATTGAAACGCTGGCGATGAGAAGTATGAGCAAGGCTGTATATTCTACAGAGCCTATTGGTCACTACGGTTTGGGATTTGAGTATTATACCCACTTTACCTCTCCTATCCGTCGTTACCCGGATTTGATCGCACACCGTCTTCTTCAGCACTATCTGGATGGCGGGAAATCTCCAAGCAGACAGGAGCTGGAGGAAAAAGCGAAACACTGCAGTGCGATGGAAAGACTGGCAGCTGATGCAGAAAGAGATTCTATCAAGTACATGCAGGTGAAATTTATGGAAAAACATCTTGGTGAAACGTTCACCGGAGTGATTTCCGGAGTTGCCGAATTCGGATTCTGGGTAGAAATTCCTGAAAACGGAGCTGAAGGTCTGATCAAATTAAGAGATCTTGTAGACGATTCATACATGTACGATGCAAAAACACATGCTGTATACGGCGTGAGACACGGAAATAAATATCAGCTGGGAGATCAGGTGCAGATCAAGGTGGTGAAAGCCAATCTGATCCAGAAACAATTGGACTTCAAGATTGTTTAA
- the mnmG gene encoding tRNA uridine-5-carboxymethylaminomethyl(34) synthesis enzyme MnmG, with translation MISEIYDVIVVGAGHAGCEAAAAAANLGSKTLLITMNMQTIGQMSCNPAMGGIAKGQIVREIDAMGGYSGIVADKSAIQFKMLNLSKGPAMWSPRTQNDRMLFAEEWRLALENTPNLDFFQDMVKQLIVENNKVTGVVTSLGIEIKAKSVVLTNGTFLNGLIHVGDKQLGGGRMGEPRAFGITEQLVSLGFEAGRMKTGTPPRVDGRSLDYSKMEEQKGDENPQKFSYLDTPKLTKQLSCHIVYTNETVHDILREGFDRSPMFNGTIQSLGPRYCPSIEDKINRFAERNRHQLFVEPEGWKTVEIYVNGFSSSLPEDVQIKAMKHIPGFENVKVFRPGYAIEYDYFPPTQLKHTLETKLIDNLYFAGQINGTTGYEEAAGQGLIAGINAHNKVHEKGDFILNRDEAYIGVLIDDLITKGTEEPYRMFTSRAEYRLLLRQDNADIRLTERAYQLGLAKEDRLRRVETKIAESQTLEDFLRETSLKPGVINPILDTIESSPVDQAYRAAQILTRPNMTLEKLDEIDFIKEVSSQYNDEVREQAEINIKYKGYIEKEKENVAKLNRLENIKIPEDFDYTKLSSLSAEAKQKMSNVRPKTIAQAGRISGVSPADINVLLVYLGR, from the coding sequence ATGATTTCAGAAATATATGATGTGATCGTAGTAGGTGCCGGACACGCAGGTTGTGAAGCAGCAGCAGCGGCAGCCAATCTGGGTTCAAAAACACTACTCATCACAATGAATATGCAGACCATCGGACAGATGAGTTGCAACCCCGCAATGGGTGGAATCGCAAAAGGTCAGATCGTAAGAGAGATTGATGCAATGGGAGGATATTCCGGAATTGTAGCAGACAAATCGGCTATCCAATTCAAAATGCTGAATCTTTCAAAAGGTCCTGCCATGTGGTCCCCGAGAACCCAAAATGACAGAATGCTTTTCGCCGAAGAATGGAGATTAGCATTAGAGAATACTCCCAATCTTGATTTCTTTCAGGATATGGTAAAACAACTGATTGTTGAAAATAATAAAGTAACCGGAGTAGTTACTTCTTTAGGAATTGAGATTAAAGCAAAATCTGTAGTTCTTACCAACGGAACTTTTCTTAACGGATTAATTCACGTTGGCGACAAACAATTAGGTGGTGGAAGAATGGGTGAACCAAGAGCATTTGGTATCACGGAACAATTGGTAAGTTTAGGTTTCGAAGCCGGAAGAATGAAAACCGGCACCCCACCGAGAGTGGATGGAAGAAGTCTGGATTATTCAAAAATGGAAGAACAGAAAGGAGACGAGAATCCTCAAAAGTTCAGTTATCTTGATACTCCGAAACTAACAAAACAATTAAGCTGTCATATCGTTTATACCAACGAAACGGTACACGATATCTTAAGAGAAGGTTTCGACAGAAGTCCAATGTTCAACGGAACGATTCAAAGTTTAGGTCCAAGATATTGCCCAAGTATTGAAGATAAGATCAACCGTTTTGCAGAAAGAAACAGACATCAGCTTTTCGTAGAACCGGAAGGATGGAAAACTGTAGAGATCTATGTAAACGGATTCAGTTCTTCACTTCCTGAAGATGTACAGATCAAAGCAATGAAACATATTCCTGGATTTGAAAATGTAAAAGTTTTCAGACCGGGCTATGCTATCGAATACGACTACTTCCCTCCTACCCAACTGAAGCATACCTTAGAAACCAAATTAATTGATAATTTATATTTCGCAGGACAGATCAACGGAACAACAGGATATGAAGAAGCAGCAGGCCAGGGTCTGATCGCCGGTATCAACGCTCACAATAAAGTTCACGAAAAAGGAGACTTTATTCTCAACAGAGATGAAGCATACATTGGAGTTTTGATTGATGATCTTATCACAAAAGGTACGGAAGAGCCTTACAGAATGTTTACTTCACGTGCAGAATACAGACTACTTCTAAGACAGGATAACGCTGATATCAGGCTGACTGAGAGAGCGTATCAGTTAGGTCTGGCAAAAGAGGACAGATTAAGACGAGTAGAAACAAAAATAGCTGAAAGTCAGACACTTGAAGACTTTCTTCGTGAAACTTCTTTAAAACCAGGCGTTATCAATCCCATCCTTGATACAATTGAAAGCAGTCCGGTAGATCAGGCCTACAGAGCAGCTCAAATTCTTACCAGACCTAATATGACATTAGAGAAGCTTGATGAAATAGACTTTATTAAAGAAGTTTCCTCTCAATACAATGATGAAGTAAGAGAGCAGGCAGAGATCAACATCAAGTACAAAGGCTATATAGAGAAGGAAAAAGAAAACGTTGCCAAACTTAACCGCCTGGAAAATATTAAAATTCCGGAAGATTTTGATTATACGAAGCTTTCAAGCCTTTCTGCAGAAGCAAAACAGAAGATGTCTAACGTACGCCCGAAGACTATTGCACAGGCAGGAAGAATAAGCGGAGTATCTCCGGCTGATATAAACGTTTTACTGGTCTATTTAGGCCGTTAA
- a CDS encoding LysE family translocator, with the protein MLELVLSAIILGFMLSLVFIGPIFFLLIETSFSRGPRHALSLDLGVITADLLCIVAAYYASADIVTLIDKHPGFYRITSILIFIYGIVMLVTKTKMHMPGEEKIISQNYIKTFFNGFFFNLLNVGVILFWLVTVISVRNQYPDTSSFILYIGIVIGTYLCIDLAKIFLAKQFHDKLTQKLANQIRRVVGVILIIFSFFIFLQSFKKFNQFEKQLEEAEKKEVKYQKTK; encoded by the coding sequence ATGCTTGAACTAGTACTATCTGCCATCATTTTAGGATTCATGTTGAGTCTGGTTTTTATAGGACCTATATTTTTCCTGTTGATTGAAACCAGTTTTTCCAGAGGGCCAAGGCATGCCTTATCATTGGACCTGGGAGTTATTACTGCAGATTTGCTGTGTATTGTGGCAGCCTATTATGCCAGTGCAGATATTGTTACTTTGATTGATAAACACCCCGGATTCTACAGGATCACCTCGATTCTGATTTTTATCTACGGAATTGTAATGCTGGTCACCAAGACCAAAATGCATATGCCCGGTGAAGAAAAGATCATCAGTCAAAATTATATTAAGACCTTTTTTAATGGTTTTTTCTTTAATCTTTTAAATGTAGGAGTCATCCTTTTCTGGCTGGTAACGGTAATTTCCGTAAGGAATCAATATCCGGACACCAGCAGTTTTATTTTATACATAGGCATTGTGATCGGTACTTACCTTTGTATTGATCTTGCCAAAATATTCCTTGCCAAACAATTCCACGATAAGCTTACCCAGAAACTGGCCAATCAGATCAGAAGAGTGGTAGGTGTGATTCTTATTATTTTCAGTTTCTTTATCTTCCTGCAGAGTTTTAAAAAATTCAATCAGTTTGAAAAACAACTGGAGGAAGCAGAGAAAAAAGAAGTTAAATACCAAAAAACAAAATGA
- a CDS encoding class I SAM-dependent methyltransferase, protein MKIKDHFLSQEIFEIKETETKGVYKTSPIPSNISRYYESEDYISHHQDSGSLKEKLYKFLQSFNLQYKKNILVDRIKKGSRVLDYGCGAGEFVKFIENDFETFGFEPDADARKAAQGKIAKAKILDDIQKIEDRSLDAITLWHVFEHIENQDEMLNIFHTKLKDKGLLIIAVPNPTSYDARHYKEYWAAYDVPRHIYHFSKNGMENLISKKPDWKMRKIKPLVLDSYYISMLSEKYKKSPLFWLKATIYGTISNIKALFSNEFSSLIYIIEKR, encoded by the coding sequence ATGAAAATAAAAGATCATTTTCTTTCACAGGAAATATTTGAAATTAAAGAAACAGAAACCAAGGGAGTATATAAAACCTCCCCTATCCCATCCAATATTTCAAGATATTACGAAAGCGAAGATTATATTTCTCATCACCAGGATTCCGGAAGCCTGAAAGAAAAGTTATACAAATTTCTTCAGTCCTTTAATCTGCAGTACAAGAAGAATATTCTGGTAGACAGAATTAAAAAAGGATCCAGAGTATTAGACTACGGATGTGGCGCCGGAGAGTTTGTAAAGTTTATAGAAAACGATTTTGAAACTTTCGGTTTTGAACCTGATGCGGATGCGAGAAAAGCAGCTCAGGGTAAAATTGCAAAAGCAAAAATTCTTGACGATATTCAGAAAATTGAAGATAGAAGCCTGGATGCAATTACTCTTTGGCATGTATTTGAACATATCGAAAACCAGGATGAAATGCTGAATATTTTTCACACGAAATTAAAGGACAAAGGTCTTCTTATCATTGCAGTTCCCAACCCCACTTCTTATGATGCAAGGCATTACAAAGAATATTGGGCAGCATATGACGTACCCAGACACATTTATCATTTTTCAAAAAATGGAATGGAAAATCTGATTTCTAAAAAACCTGACTGGAAAATGAGAAAGATCAAACCTCTGGTCCTGGATTCTTACTACATCTCTATGCTGAGCGAAAAATATAAAAAATCGCCCCTTTTCTGGTTAAAAGCAACCATCTACGGAACAATTTCGAACATAAAAGCCCTTTTTTCGAACGAATTTTCAAGTTTGATATATATTATCGAAAAAAGATAG
- the ybeY gene encoding rRNA maturation RNase YbeY has protein sequence MIQFFYENLPESVNTDYKQWLEDLILSEGKKTGEINYIFCDDEYLLKINQDYLQHDYYTDIITFDYVKGKTISAEIFVSLQRISDNASTLSRDYEEELRRVLAHGILHLAGYKDKTEEEEKEMRRMEDLYLAKYKDLKF, from the coding sequence ATGATACAGTTCTTTTACGAAAATTTACCAGAGTCGGTAAATACAGATTACAAACAATGGCTGGAAGATCTTATTCTTTCAGAAGGAAAAAAAACAGGCGAAATCAATTATATTTTCTGTGATGATGAATATCTGCTGAAGATCAATCAGGATTATTTGCAGCATGATTATTATACCGATATCATCACTTTTGATTATGTAAAAGGGAAGACTATTAGCGCTGAGATTTTCGTATCTTTGCAGCGCATTTCTGACAACGCCTCTACCCTTTCCCGAGATTATGAAGAAGAATTAAGAAGAGTTTTAGCCCATGGAATTTTACACCTGGCAGGCTATAAAGACAAGACGGAAGAAGAGGAAAAAGAGATGCGGAGAATGGAAGATCTGTACTTAGCCAAATATAAGGATTTAAAGTTTTAA
- a CDS encoding phosphoglycerate kinase: MKTINDFNFKDKKALVRVDFNVPQDDQLKVSDNTRIVAVKPTVEKILKDGGSVILMTHLGRPKGEVKDEFSLKHIVDEVSAVLGQEVKFVDECVGEKAEKAAADLKPGEILLLENLRFHNEEEKGDEGFAEQLSQLGDAYVNDAFGTAHRAHASTAVIAKYFPSTKYFGLLMAKELQAIDKVLKSGERPVTAILGGSKVSTKITIIENILPAVDNLIIGGGMAFTFIKALGGKVGNSLVEEDKLPLALEILGQAKEHKVKVYLPSDAIIAESFSNDVERKESDIYAIPEGWMGLDAGHKSRDQFNDVLLNSRTILWNGPIGVFEMSHFAGGTVALGESIAEATRLGAFSLVGGGDSVAFVKQFGYADQVSYVSTGGGAMLESLEGLELPGVAAINN; this comes from the coding sequence ATGAAAACAATTAACGACTTCAATTTTAAAGATAAGAAAGCTCTTGTACGAGTTGACTTCAATGTTCCACAGGATGACCAGCTGAAAGTAAGTGATAATACGAGAATCGTTGCGGTGAAACCAACCGTTGAAAAGATTCTTAAGGATGGCGGATCTGTTATCTTAATGACACACCTTGGAAGACCGAAAGGAGAAGTTAAGGATGAGTTTTCACTTAAGCATATTGTAGATGAAGTATCAGCTGTTCTCGGTCAGGAAGTAAAATTTGTAGATGAATGTGTGGGTGAAAAAGCTGAAAAGGCTGCTGCTGATCTTAAACCGGGAGAAATCTTACTGCTGGAAAACTTACGTTTCCACAATGAAGAAGAAAAAGGAGACGAAGGCTTTGCTGAGCAACTTTCTCAATTAGGGGATGCTTATGTAAATGATGCTTTCGGAACTGCACACAGAGCTCACGCTTCAACAGCTGTAATTGCTAAATATTTCCCATCAACTAAATATTTCGGTTTACTGATGGCTAAAGAACTTCAGGCGATTGATAAAGTACTGAAGAGCGGAGAAAGACCGGTTACCGCAATCCTTGGAGGTTCCAAAGTTTCAACTAAGATTACGATTATAGAAAATATCCTTCCTGCAGTAGATAATCTGATCATCGGAGGCGGTATGGCATTTACATTTATTAAAGCTCTTGGTGGTAAAGTTGGAAACTCTTTGGTAGAAGAAGATAAGCTTCCTCTTGCACTTGAGATCTTAGGACAAGCAAAAGAGCATAAAGTAAAAGTATATTTACCGTCTGATGCCATCATCGCTGAAAGTTTCAGTAATGATGTAGAAAGAAAAGAATCAGATATCTATGCTATTCCTGAAGGATGGATGGGACTGGATGCCGGTCATAAATCAAGAGACCAGTTCAACGATGTACTATTAAATTCTAGAACAATTCTTTGGAATGGACCGATCGGAGTTTTTGAAATGTCTCACTTTGCCGGAGGAACTGTTGCTCTTGGAGAGAGTATTGCTGAAGCAACGAGGTTAGGTGCTTTCTCTTTAGTAGGAGGAGGAGACAGTGTGGCTTTCGTTAAGCAATTCGGATATGCTGATCAGGTAAGTTATGTTTCTACCGGAGGAGGGGCAATGCTTGAAAGTCTTGAAGGACTTGAGCTTCCTGGTGTGGCTGCTATCAATAATTAA
- the rpiB gene encoding ribose 5-phosphate isomerase B translates to MKRKIAIAADHAGYEYKEIVKNYLSEQFEVQDFGTFSTNSVDYPDFVHPAATSVENGENELGILICGSGNGVQITANKHQKIRCALCWMPEIATLARQHNDANMISMPARFISKELAIEIVDRFLSTEFEGGRHQNRVDKIAVC, encoded by the coding sequence ATGAAAAGAAAAATTGCTATCGCAGCGGACCATGCAGGCTATGAATATAAGGAGATTGTTAAAAACTACCTTTCAGAACAGTTTGAAGTTCAGGATTTTGGTACGTTTTCCACAAACAGTGTGGATTATCCGGATTTTGTACACCCTGCTGCAACCTCTGTGGAAAACGGAGAGAATGAGCTTGGAATTCTGATCTGCGGAAGCGGAAACGGAGTTCAGATCACGGCAAACAAACATCAGAAAATCAGATGTGCACTTTGCTGGATGCCGGAGATTGCAACATTGGCAAGACAGCACAATGATGCCAACATGATTTCCATGCCGGCAAGGTTTATATCAAAGGAGCTGGCAATAGAAATTGTTGACAGATTCCTCTCAACAGAATTTGAAGGAGGAAGACACCAAAACCGGGTTGATAAAATCGCAGTTTGCTAA
- a CDS encoding patatin-like phospholipase family protein produces the protein MRKLLILLFVFQLLLIHSQVKKDLVIPKNPKIGLSLAGGGAKGFSHVGVLKVLDSLGVKVDYIAGTSMGAIVGGLYASGYSGKEIEKIVMDTDFYSLIMDPKSRQEASFFNKSVDKYLLSIPLKNGKITLPSSISTGQRNVYLLKELFKNVSNIEDFSKMPIPFLCVATNLESGNMQIFEKGDLVQSIMASSAFPSLMDPVKIGDSIYIDGAMTVNYPSKPLKDKGIDIVIGVDLNQDLSKREDLNNIIAILNQVIDFGIKRDTRKQYKYTDINIKPNLKGMSATSYDDKKKILDSGYVEGLKYSQVLDQLPKRPFDRLRQAVNPIYSNVYKIDSISIEGSKIYGKNYTLGKMGLRLPSLQTYGSINKMIDKLVATNNYRFINYDIVQENDANYLKLYVTEDDTRHFLKFGLHYDEVFKTGLLLNYSAKRLLFKNSNLSLDVVVGDRLRYYLNYFIDNGYIPGFGLYSSGMSFDIKNVDNYVVDRWEWIRNEAYIQSVWKDKFAVGGGISHDYFKAENSNGDNRRYSRFLNPYVFIKTDTQDDKEFPTKGVYFAAEGKVVDLLKSEVDKRIIQIKADLKVNIPLGRQFTYRLNLFGGVTIGENLPSYYQYRLGGIFEQNLINFKSFGGFYFAQLYTNNVILASNDIQFKFNKNYFISGNFTFANLSNDIKFEDAVKVNYSSLGLTAGYKSPFGQIKVNFSHSLKNNQKGIFSVILGHWF, from the coding sequence ATGAGAAAACTCCTGATCCTACTTTTCGTATTCCAATTACTGCTGATCCATTCTCAGGTAAAAAAAGATCTGGTAATTCCGAAAAACCCCAAAATAGGACTGTCGCTTGCCGGTGGTGGTGCCAAAGGTTTTTCACATGTCGGAGTACTCAAGGTCCTGGATTCTTTGGGAGTGAAAGTAGATTATATTGCCGGAACGAGTATGGGCGCTATTGTTGGTGGTCTGTACGCTTCAGGCTATTCCGGAAAAGAGATAGAAAAGATCGTTATGGATACGGATTTCTATTCACTTATAATGGATCCGAAGTCAAGGCAGGAAGCAAGTTTTTTTAATAAATCGGTAGATAAATACCTGCTATCTATTCCGCTGAAAAACGGAAAAATTACACTTCCCTCTTCCATCAGTACGGGACAAAGAAACGTGTATCTTCTAAAAGAACTTTTCAAAAATGTTTCGAATATTGAAGATTTTTCAAAAATGCCTATTCCTTTTTTATGTGTTGCCACCAACCTGGAAAGCGGAAATATGCAGATATTTGAAAAAGGCGATCTTGTTCAGTCAATTATGGCCAGTTCAGCCTTTCCTTCATTAATGGATCCTGTAAAAATCGGGGACAGTATTTACATTGATGGAGCGATGACGGTAAACTATCCTTCAAAGCCTTTAAAGGACAAAGGAATTGATATCGTAATCGGCGTGGACCTGAACCAGGATCTATCCAAAAGAGAGGATTTAAACAATATTATTGCCATCCTGAACCAGGTAATTGATTTCGGAATAAAAAGGGATACCCGGAAACAATATAAGTATACGGATATCAACATCAAACCTAACCTGAAAGGAATGTCTGCTACAAGCTACGATGACAAAAAAAAGATCCTTGACAGCGGGTATGTGGAAGGCCTTAAATATTCCCAGGTTCTGGATCAACTGCCCAAACGCCCTTTTGACCGCCTCAGACAAGCTGTAAATCCCATCTACTCCAATGTATATAAGATCGACAGTATTTCGATTGAAGGAAGCAAAATTTACGGGAAAAACTATACCCTGGGGAAAATGGGACTTCGTCTCCCCTCTTTACAGACCTATGGAAGCATCAATAAAATGATTGATAAACTGGTTGCCACCAACAATTACCGTTTTATCAATTATGATATCGTTCAGGAAAACGATGCCAATTATCTGAAGCTTTATGTAACCGAAGATGATACCCGGCATTTTTTAAAATTCGGATTGCATTACGATGAAGTTTTCAAAACAGGACTTCTGTTGAATTACTCTGCCAAAAGGCTTTTATTTAAAAACTCAAACCTTTCCCTGGATGTGGTTGTAGGCGACCGGTTAAGGTATTATCTGAACTATTTTATCGATAACGGGTATATTCCGGGATTCGGCCTTTATTCATCAGGAATGAGCTTTGATATAAAAAATGTTGATAATTATGTTGTAGACCGGTGGGAATGGATCAGAAATGAGGCTTATATACAGTCTGTATGGAAAGATAAGTTTGCTGTTGGAGGTGGAATCAGCCATGATTATTTCAAGGCTGAAAACAGCAATGGGGACAACAGACGTTACAGCCGTTTTTTAAACCCTTATGTCTTTATCAAAACCGATACTCAGGACGACAAGGAATTTCCTACCAAAGGCGTTTATTTTGCTGCAGAAGGGAAAGTTGTGGACCTGTTAAAATCTGAAGTTGATAAAAGAATAATTCAGATCAAGGCGGATCTTAAAGTCAATATCCCTCTTGGCAGGCAGTTTACTTACCGTCTTAATTTATTTGGAGGCGTTACCATTGGTGAAAATCTTCCATCTTATTATCAATACAGGTTAGGCGGAATTTTTGAACAGAATCTTATTAATTTTAAAAGTTTCGGAGGATTTTACTTTGCCCAGCTTTATACAAATAATGTGATCCTGGCATCTAATGATATTCAGTTTAAATTCAATAAAAACTATTTTATCAGCGGAAACTTTACCTTTGCCAACTTATCAAACGATATAAAGTTTGAAGATGCAGTGAAAGTAAATTACAGCTCATTGGGACTTACGGCAGGTTATAAATCTCCTTTCGGGCAGATTAAGGTTAACTTTAGCCACTCACTTAAAAACAATCAAAAAGGTATATTCAGTGTTATTTTAGGACACTGGTTTTAA